In Pseudomonadota bacterium, the following proteins share a genomic window:
- a CDS encoding acetamidase/formamidase family protein, producing the protein MKHTIHSHHSHFGWDNGNEPVLTIAPGDEVAFDTVDSSGGQLSPDSTVEDIATLDFGKINPVTGPVVIDGAEPGDALKITLLDFTPSGWGWTALIPGFGLLADQFEDPALHIWTYESDSLKPAAYGPGGRVPLKPFAGTIGLAPAEPGLHSIVPPRRMGGNMDIRDMCVGTELYLPVEVAGAMFSIGDTHAAQGDGEVCGTAIESQMAVACKFELEKDANLAYPRYTTAGPVSRHFDEKGYEVTTGVGPDLMQGAKDAVAGMIDLLSARHGMAPHEAYMLASVCGDLRISEIVDMPNWLVSFYFPRVVME; encoded by the coding sequence ATGAAACACACGATCCATAGTCACCACAGCCATTTCGGCTGGGACAATGGCAATGAGCCGGTTTTGACCATTGCGCCGGGTGATGAGGTCGCCTTTGACACGGTCGATTCTTCCGGAGGTCAATTGTCGCCGGACTCCACCGTCGAAGACATCGCGACCCTCGATTTCGGCAAGATCAATCCGGTTACCGGGCCGGTTGTCATCGATGGGGCTGAGCCGGGCGACGCTCTCAAGATTACGTTACTGGACTTCACCCCGTCGGGATGGGGTTGGACGGCGCTGATTCCAGGCTTCGGTTTGCTGGCCGATCAGTTCGAAGACCCGGCGCTACATATCTGGACTTACGAATCCGACAGCTTGAAGCCGGCCGCCTATGGTCCCGGCGGACGCGTGCCGCTGAAACCATTCGCCGGCACGATCGGTCTGGCGCCCGCGGAGCCCGGTCTGCACAGCATCGTGCCGCCGCGCCGCATGGGCGGCAACATGGATATCCGTGACATGTGCGTGGGCACCGAACTCTACCTGCCGGTCGAGGTCGCCGGTGCCATGTTCTCGATCGGCGATACGCATGCCGCGCAGGGTGACGGCGAGGTGTGCGGCACGGCGATCGAAAGTCAGATGGCGGTCGCGTGCAAGTTCGAGTTGGAGAAGGACGCGAACCTCGCGTATCCGCGCTACACCACCGCCGGGCCGGTCAGCCGCCATTTCGATGAGAAAGGTTACGAGGTGACGACCGGTGTCGGGCCCGATTTGATGCAGGGCGCCAAAGACGCGGTGGCCGGCATGATCGATCTCCTGTCCGCCCGCCACGGCATGGCGCCGCACGAAGCGTACATGCTGGCCAGTGTGTGCGGCGACCTACGCATTAGCGAGATCGTCGACATGCCCAACTGGCTCGTGTCGTTCTACTTCCCGCGGGTGGTGATGGAGTAG
- a CDS encoding zinc-binding dehydrogenase — translation MKAAVIEEQGSVENLVYRDWPDPQIGPDEVLMQVKACALNYLDLEVRRGMPGFPIETPFISGGDMAGVVEGVGTDVTRFKPGDRIVFNPFGRDGMMGEDCQGGLAELAKAPENQVIALPDAVTFEQAAALPVGYGTAHRIMFDRAHVKAGELVLILGAAGGVGTGCLQIAKAIGAKTICASSSKDNLEKLSALGANHVINTAEQDFSREAWAISGKKGINVCVNYIGGETWVPSLRAMAQDGRVVTCGASAGFDPQTDIRYIWTRELRILGANGWTDEGIVWLLEQVAAGEIEPVIDSIFPLSDIQAAETKLETRNVFGKVVLNP, via the coding sequence ATGAAAGCAGCCGTCATCGAAGAACAGGGTTCCGTCGAGAACCTGGTCTATCGCGACTGGCCGGATCCCCAGATCGGCCCTGACGAAGTTCTGATGCAGGTCAAGGCCTGTGCCCTTAACTATCTGGACTTGGAGGTCCGGCGCGGCATGCCGGGTTTTCCGATTGAGACACCGTTCATTTCCGGTGGCGACATGGCCGGCGTGGTCGAAGGTGTCGGCACGGATGTCACGCGCTTCAAGCCCGGCGACCGCATCGTCTTCAACCCGTTCGGACGCGACGGCATGATGGGCGAGGATTGCCAAGGCGGTCTGGCCGAGCTGGCCAAAGCGCCGGAGAACCAAGTCATCGCGCTGCCCGACGCCGTGACGTTCGAGCAGGCGGCCGCGCTTCCGGTGGGCTATGGCACCGCGCACCGCATCATGTTCGACCGCGCCCACGTTAAGGCCGGCGAACTGGTGCTGATCCTGGGTGCCGCAGGCGGCGTCGGCACCGGCTGTCTGCAAATTGCGAAGGCGATCGGGGCCAAAACCATCTGCGCCTCATCGTCGAAGGACAATCTGGAGAAACTCTCGGCGCTCGGGGCCAACCACGTCATCAACACGGCCGAACAGGACTTCAGCCGCGAGGCCTGGGCGATCTCCGGCAAGAAAGGCATCAACGTCTGCGTCAACTACATCGGCGGCGAAACCTGGGTGCCATCGCTGCGCGCCATGGCGCAGGACGGGCGGGTGGTGACATGCGGCGCCTCGGCCGGCTTCGATCCGCAGACTGATATTCGTTACATCTGGACCCGCGAACTGCGCATCCTCGGTGCCAACGGATGGACAGACGAAGGTATCGTCTGGCTGCTGGAACAGGTCGCGGCGGGTGAGATCGAACCGGTCATCGACTCGATCTTTCCATTGAGCGATATCCAGGCGGCCGAAACAAAACTGGAGACACGCAATGTCTTCGGAAAGGTAGTACTGAACCCATGA
- a CDS encoding adenylate/guanylate cyclase domain-containing protein, with product MPIGTMLAGVCEQLNDRVGFQLLRANVSTRTMHPVIDSVTHIWRRDSGIDVNPNAFADQAGDQWQNSPIRSLVESQDQRTQRTRLDRDEAAFAFPLFKEFRDLGATEYVARLIGFGHEGAHDHRSGMVSTWLTDRPGGFLDAEALILERLMPRLALSVKSTLGHEISTNLLETYVGHDAGRRILDGAFRRGTFRTIPAAIFFADLRGFTTLSDRLETEAVASLLNDCFDAMVEPVTRRGGEVLKYMGDGVLAVFDREGRNEDDLCEGALDAAHEAITAVASIGEPDTGKAMMLDVALHLGDVLYGNVGTVDRLDFTVIGPAVNEASRIEGLCDQLGHALLTSPSFARASARCGRRLRSLGRHHLRGVDTDQELFTIDIG from the coding sequence ATGCCCATTGGCACCATGCTGGCGGGTGTCTGTGAACAGCTGAATGATCGGGTCGGCTTTCAGCTGTTGCGCGCCAATGTCTCGACACGGACGATGCACCCGGTCATCGACTCGGTGACCCATATCTGGCGGCGCGACAGCGGCATCGACGTCAATCCCAATGCCTTCGCCGACCAGGCTGGCGATCAATGGCAGAACAGCCCGATACGCAGCCTGGTCGAGAGTCAGGATCAGCGCACGCAGCGCACCCGTCTGGATAGAGACGAAGCCGCTTTCGCGTTTCCCTTGTTCAAGGAGTTTCGTGATCTCGGCGCGACCGAGTACGTGGCCCGGCTGATCGGGTTTGGACACGAGGGCGCGCACGATCATCGAAGCGGTATGGTGTCGACATGGCTGACCGACCGGCCCGGCGGTTTTCTGGACGCCGAAGCCTTGATCCTGGAGCGTCTGATGCCGCGCTTGGCCCTGTCGGTGAAGTCGACGCTGGGACATGAGATCTCGACCAATCTTCTGGAGACCTATGTCGGTCATGACGCCGGCCGGCGTATTCTTGACGGGGCATTCCGCCGCGGCACGTTTCGCACGATCCCCGCGGCAATCTTCTTTGCTGATCTGCGCGGCTTCACGACCCTGTCCGATCGGCTGGAGACGGAGGCGGTCGCCAGTCTTTTGAACGACTGCTTTGATGCCATGGTCGAACCTGTCACGCGGCGCGGCGGCGAGGTTCTCAAGTACATGGGCGACGGTGTGCTGGCAGTCTTCGACCGCGAAGGCCGCAACGAAGACGATCTGTGCGAGGGTGCGCTGGATGCGGCCCACGAGGCCATCACCGCCGTCGCGTCAATCGGGGAACCGGATACAGGCAAAGCGATGATGCTGGATGTCGCGCTCCACCTGGGCGACGTGCTCTACGGCAATGTCGGTACGGTCGACCGGTTGGACTTCACGGTGATCGGACCGGCGGTGAACGAGGCAAGCCGGATCGAAGGGCTGTGTGACCAATTAGGTCACGCGCTGCTCACCTCACCCAGCTTTGCACGGGCCAGCGCGCGCTGCGGCCGGCGGCTGAGGAGCCTCGGCCGGCATCACCTGCGTGGCGTCGACACCGACCAGGAACTCTTCACGATCGACATCGGCTAA
- a CDS encoding trimethylamine methyltransferase family protein has product MARERAGRRGRRGTGGTERKAGTIHQLPWREIVNPYRPFDILHDEQVERLHQASLTILESIGMEVLHAPTRDMLKREGADVDGELVKFDRNMIEEKAALAPSEFTLHARNPAHNVTLGGNRMVVTGVGGPPYVSDLEGGRRIGNFEDMCNFTRVLQSLNIVHQDGGGAVEPQDLPASTRHLDMYRAMITLTDKTWQGYALGAERAEDAIEATCIALQCDRETLAEKPAAITIINTNSPLRFDIPMAEGMTAYVRCGQPVTITPFTLAGAMSPATIAGALAQQNAEALGVIAIAQCIRPGTPVVYGGFTSNVDMKSGAPAFGTPEYAKAVLAGCQLARRYGIPYRTSNVNASNTVDAQAAYESEMSLWAAVTGQANLLYQGAGWLEGGLVASFEKLILDAEMIQGMAEMLNPIDISDDAIGIEAMRDVGPGGHFFGTQHTLDRYETAFYNPILSDWRNYESWREAGSPDAQTRAHQIWKQLLAEYEEPPLDPAVREELDTFIARRKEEGGARD; this is encoded by the coding sequence ATGGCACGCGAAAGAGCAGGGCGACGCGGGCGACGCGGCACAGGCGGAACCGAACGCAAGGCCGGCACGATCCACCAGCTGCCATGGCGCGAGATCGTCAATCCCTATCGTCCATTCGATATCCTGCACGACGAACAGGTCGAACGCCTGCACCAGGCATCGCTAACGATCCTTGAGTCGATCGGCATGGAGGTGCTGCACGCACCGACGCGCGACATGCTCAAACGCGAAGGTGCAGACGTCGACGGCGAGCTCGTCAAGTTTGACCGGAACATGATCGAAGAGAAGGCTGCTCTGGCGCCGTCGGAGTTCACCCTGCACGCGCGTAACCCCGCGCACAACGTGACGCTTGGCGGCAACCGCATGGTCGTCACCGGCGTCGGCGGACCGCCCTATGTCAGCGATCTAGAAGGCGGCCGGCGCATAGGCAACTTCGAGGACATGTGCAACTTCACCCGCGTCCTGCAGAGCCTGAACATCGTGCATCAGGACGGCGGCGGCGCCGTCGAGCCACAGGATCTGCCGGCGTCGACGCGCCATCTCGACATGTACCGCGCCATGATCACACTGACCGACAAGACGTGGCAGGGTTATGCGCTGGGCGCCGAACGCGCCGAAGACGCCATCGAGGCGACCTGCATCGCGCTGCAATGCGATCGCGAGACGCTGGCGGAGAAACCGGCCGCGATTACCATTATCAATACCAACTCGCCACTCAGGTTCGATATCCCAATGGCCGAAGGCATGACGGCCTATGTCCGATGCGGCCAGCCGGTCACCATCACGCCGTTCACGCTTGCCGGCGCCATGAGTCCAGCGACCATCGCCGGCGCGCTCGCCCAACAAAATGCCGAGGCGCTCGGCGTCATCGCGATCGCCCAGTGCATTCGTCCGGGCACGCCAGTGGTCTATGGCGGATTTACATCGAATGTCGACATGAAGTCGGGCGCGCCCGCCTTCGGCACGCCGGAATACGCCAAAGCGGTCTTGGCCGGCTGTCAGCTGGCGCGCCGTTACGGCATTCCCTACCGCACGTCGAACGTCAATGCGTCCAACACGGTCGACGCGCAGGCGGCATACGAATCGGAGATGTCCTTATGGGCGGCGGTCACCGGCCAGGCGAACCTGCTCTATCAGGGCGCGGGCTGGCTCGAGGGCGGCTTGGTGGCGAGCTTCGAAAAACTGATCCTGGATGCGGAGATGATCCAGGGTATGGCCGAGATGCTGAACCCGATCGACATCTCAGACGATGCCATCGGCATCGAGGCGATGCGCGATGTTGGACCTGGTGGCCATTTCTTCGGCACCCAGCACACGCTGGACCGCTACGAGACCGCGTTCTACAACCCCATTCTGTCGGACTGGCGCAACTATGAGAGCTGGCGCGAGGCAGGCTCGCCGGATGCCCAAACACGCGCCCACCAGATTTGGAAACAGCTTTTGGCCGAATACGAGGAGCCGCCGTTGGACCCGGCCGTGCGCGAGGAACTCGACACCTTCATCGCCCGGCGCAAGGAAGAAGGCGGCGCGCGCGACTAG
- a CDS encoding PaaI family thioesterase: MTGKIDVERLWRGWQRGPFHDLVTMELDTWDAAKGEVTFRLPFKHGYKRTAHEEGYHGGVLASVIDIAGDFALAIKTDKLGFPTIDLRVDYLRMAGDGDLTVMARTVKAGRTIGVADVEVIDARDRLCAVGRGTYATAAG, encoded by the coding sequence ATGACCGGCAAGATCGATGTGGAGAGGTTATGGCGCGGCTGGCAGCGCGGGCCGTTCCACGACCTCGTCACCATGGAGCTCGACACCTGGGACGCGGCCAAGGGCGAGGTCACGTTTCGCCTGCCGTTCAAGCACGGCTACAAGCGAACCGCGCATGAGGAAGGTTATCACGGCGGCGTCCTGGCCAGCGTTATCGACATCGCCGGCGACTTTGCGCTCGCCATCAAGACCGACAAGTTGGGCTTTCCAACGATCGACCTGCGCGTCGACTATCTGCGTATGGCCGGCGACGGCGACCTCACGGTCATGGCCCGCACGGTCAAGGCCGGGCGCACCATCGGCGTCGCCGATGTCGAGGTGATCGACGCCCGGGACCGCCTGTGCGCGGTCGGGCGCGGCACCTACGCGACAGCCGCCGGCTGA
- a CDS encoding serine hydrolase, whose translation MATDTASHLIRNPQLVVGDDNLNTWNQPDTRRWGFRNVHWLNRYGFSTRSSHVLPLRKRIDRHIGDLPEVRRLTTTSIFDGMIVVRGQDILFESYAPDFGPDMPHSIQSISKTTLNLIFGRLVAEGLVELEAKVEHYLPEIGSGYRGATVQQVLDMNVMNNFDEDYTAPYDPPPGPGERIGYGREEISLGWRLPPEGEPEQSLRGFVCDLVDDGTTNPDNITHYKSTNSDVAAWIAEVVSGRDLKSYLVDIANGAGLERAFHMSLDCDFVPVLSGGGALTLRDLARYGLIFARGGLGVHGEPVGDSDFIEATRKGGGTWLAGPREGQRYRNQIYSNGTFVGHGGYGGQYLMADPDKEAVFAFFSVLETSHASDETYLPEVIAMGEEILAKL comes from the coding sequence ATGGCGACGGATACCGCTTCTCATCTGATCCGCAACCCCCAGCTTGTCGTCGGTGACGACAATCTAAACACCTGGAACCAACCGGACACACGGCGCTGGGGATTTCGAAACGTGCATTGGCTGAACCGCTACGGGTTCAGCACACGGTCCAGTCACGTGCTGCCACTGCGCAAACGCATCGACCGGCATATCGGAGATTTACCGGAGGTCAGACGGCTGACGACGACATCTATTTTCGACGGCATGATCGTCGTTCGGGGTCAGGACATTCTCTTTGAAAGTTACGCGCCGGACTTCGGCCCAGACATGCCGCACAGCATTCAGTCGATCAGCAAGACGACCTTGAATCTGATCTTCGGCCGCCTTGTTGCCGAAGGCCTGGTCGAACTGGAGGCCAAGGTCGAACACTACCTGCCGGAGATCGGTAGCGGCTATCGCGGCGCGACGGTCCAGCAGGTGCTGGACATGAATGTCATGAACAATTTCGACGAGGACTATACCGCGCCTTATGATCCGCCACCGGGCCCGGGCGAACGGATCGGCTATGGCCGTGAAGAGATATCCCTGGGCTGGCGTCTGCCGCCCGAGGGGGAACCCGAACAGAGCTTACGCGGCTTCGTCTGCGACCTCGTCGACGACGGCACGACCAATCCCGACAACATCACCCACTACAAGTCGACCAACTCGGACGTCGCGGCCTGGATCGCCGAGGTGGTGAGCGGGCGGGACCTCAAGTCCTATCTGGTCGACATTGCCAACGGCGCGGGCCTGGAGCGCGCGTTTCACATGTCGCTCGACTGCGACTTCGTACCGGTGCTGAGCGGCGGCGGGGCCCTGACATTGCGCGACCTCGCCCGCTACGGCCTCATCTTCGCACGCGGCGGCCTGGGCGTTCACGGCGAACCGGTCGGCGACAGCGACTTCATCGAAGCCACCCGGAAAGGTGGCGGCACCTGGCTTGCCGGCCCGCGCGAAGGCCAACGCTATCGCAATCAGATCTATTCAAACGGCACGTTTGTCGGTCACGGCGGCTATGGCGGCCAGTATCTCATGGCCGATCCGGATAAGGAGGCGGTGTTCGCCTTCTTCAGTGTCCTGGAGACCAGCCACGCCAGCGACGAAACCTACTTGCCCGAGGTCATTGCCATGGGCGAGGAGATTCTGGCGAAACTCTGA
- a CDS encoding extracellular solute-binding protein — protein MHFLRKPNVEKLQNDLINGRISRRTFMGAAAAAGIVPVTNSMTTGAQAAAGDMINYFTWSGYEVPELHQEFIDKYGESPHWSVFASAEDGLQKIRAGFSPDLSHPCIDNVQKWHNAGILSPIDTSRVQYWDDVFPSLQTMNGAAIDGDLYMVITDFGLSSIIYRTDIYEGEETWEMLFDDRYAGRICARGTYVNLSIALKILGYDVFNPTDEQLAEAGDMARAQRELVRFYWESQTDMEQAIASGECVAGYAWNEALVNLSEQGIPVAFAAPKEGAFGWACGLVRMSGGEGDDQMAYDFIDAWLAPEAGKFLIEAYGYGHGNAKSFELADAETVTALGYDDPEALMAGTTFFITPDPEQDAKQLQLWEDIQVGL, from the coding sequence ATGCACTTCCTTCGCAAACCCAATGTGGAGAAGCTTCAGAACGATCTGATCAACGGCCGTATCAGCCGCCGGACCTTTATGGGTGCGGCAGCGGCCGCCGGTATCGTTCCCGTGACGAATTCCATGACGACCGGCGCGCAAGCGGCGGCCGGCGACATGATCAACTATTTTACCTGGTCCGGATACGAGGTGCCGGAGCTGCACCAGGAATTCATCGACAAGTACGGCGAATCGCCGCATTGGTCGGTGTTTGCATCGGCCGAAGACGGTCTGCAAAAGATCCGCGCCGGTTTCTCGCCCGATCTTTCCCATCCCTGCATCGACAACGTGCAGAAGTGGCACAATGCCGGCATCCTGTCGCCCATTGACACCTCGCGAGTGCAGTACTGGGATGACGTCTTCCCGTCGCTGCAGACCATGAACGGCGCGGCGATCGACGGCGACCTCTACATGGTCATCACCGACTTCGGTCTGTCGTCGATCATCTACCGGACGGACATCTACGAGGGCGAAGAGACCTGGGAGATGCTGTTCGATGACCGCTATGCCGGCCGCATCTGCGCCCGCGGCACCTATGTCAACCTCTCGATCGCGCTGAAGATCCTGGGTTATGACGTCTTCAACCCGACCGACGAGCAGTTGGCCGAGGCGGGCGACATGGCGCGCGCGCAACGCGAGCTCGTGCGGTTCTACTGGGAAAGCCAGACCGACATGGAACAGGCGATCGCCAGCGGTGAATGTGTCGCCGGTTACGCCTGGAACGAAGCGCTGGTGAACCTCTCCGAGCAAGGCATTCCAGTCGCCTTCGCGGCGCCTAAGGAAGGCGCGTTCGGCTGGGCTTGCGGTCTCGTTCGCATGAGCGGCGGCGAAGGCGACGACCAGATGGCCTACGACTTCATCGACGCCTGGCTGGCGCCTGAGGCCGGCAAGTTCCTGATCGAAGCCTATGGATACGGCCATGGCAACGCCAAGTCGTTCGAACTGGCCGATGCTGAGACCGTGACCGCGTTGGGCTACGACGACCCCGAGGCGTTAATGGCGGGCACGACCTTTTTTATCACGCCCGATCCCGAGCAGGACGCCAAGCAGCTCCAGCTTTGGGAAGACATTCAGGTCGGCCTCTAG
- a CDS encoding cold shock domain-containing protein → MSDELEGRYGGGQAGVSATVKWFNPTKGFGFVQLSDGSSDAFLHISVVERLGERSLPNGATVMCEVTEGQRGLQVAEIYSIDLSTATEDQAPPPRRHEPQDFGPATTVEGMVKFFDMQKGFGFITPDDGSRDVFVSARVLEHAGIPMLQPRQRVRVESRMGDRGPLATSIEVI, encoded by the coding sequence ATGTCAGATGAGTTAGAGGGCCGGTACGGTGGCGGCCAGGCCGGCGTATCGGCGACCGTCAAGTGGTTTAATCCGACCAAGGGTTTTGGTTTCGTGCAGTTGTCGGACGGTTCTTCCGACGCTTTCCTGCATATCTCTGTTGTCGAGCGTCTGGGTGAACGGTCACTGCCGAACGGCGCGACCGTGATGTGCGAGGTGACCGAAGGCCAGCGCGGCCTGCAGGTGGCCGAGATCTACAGCATCGATTTGTCGACCGCGACGGAGGATCAGGCACCGCCGCCCAGGCGACACGAGCCGCAGGACTTTGGTCCCGCGACAACGGTCGAGGGCATGGTGAAGTTCTTCGATATGCAAAAGGGGTTCGGCTTCATCACGCCGGATGACGGCAGCCGTGATGTGTTCGTTTCCGCGCGCGTCTTGGAACATGCGGGCATTCCGATGCTGCAGCCGCGCCAGCGCGTGAGGGTTGAGTCGAGAATGGGCGATCGTGGACCGCTGGCCACCAGCATCGAAGTGATCTGA
- a CDS encoding glutamine synthetase, producing MSNNPFAGCRHADDVAAALEAQGIRAVHIGIFDIDARFRVKRVDAAKFLKLLTSGYEFCKVLYQWDTAELPYGQGDWADVPAPIDPASGRLFPFADGEAVFVAEFSDEIGELAPRNLLRRQLDKAAGMGFSVKAGFEYEYFILDETPATVREKGYRDLTSWQPGNSTYSLVPSIETEFVAGLEAVMADLDVAFDAFHTEQGPGCLETALKAGEGMRAADAAAFFKTYTKAYCQRHGLMATFMAKWSNATNGQSGHMHISMQDEAGAPIFHDAGEPDGMSQTMRHFIGGLVRLLPETLAMCSHTVNAYRRMIPGIWAPLTATWGVQNRTCAFRVINPEPDATRVEFRVPAADANPHLTLTQCLGAGLWGIENRIEPPPPTAGEATVDDAPADQRLPRNLLEAAERLDGSALAREIFGDPFVDNFARTRRWEDDVFRRHVSDLDTARYLDVF from the coding sequence ATGAGTAACAACCCTTTTGCCGGCTGCCGCCACGCCGATGACGTGGCGGCTGCCCTGGAGGCGCAAGGCATCCGCGCCGTCCACATCGGTATCTTCGATATCGATGCGCGCTTCCGCGTCAAACGGGTCGACGCCGCGAAGTTTCTGAAGCTGCTGACCTCGGGCTACGAGTTCTGCAAGGTCCTCTACCAATGGGATACCGCGGAGTTGCCCTATGGCCAGGGCGATTGGGCCGATGTGCCGGCGCCGATCGATCCGGCAAGCGGGCGGTTGTTTCCGTTCGCCGACGGCGAGGCGGTGTTTGTCGCCGAGTTCAGCGATGAGATTGGCGAGCTCGCGCCGCGCAATCTGCTGCGGCGTCAACTCGACAAGGCCGCGGGCATGGGTTTCTCGGTCAAGGCCGGCTTCGAGTATGAGTACTTCATCCTGGACGAGACGCCGGCCACGGTGCGCGAGAAGGGTTACCGCGATTTGACTTCGTGGCAGCCCGGCAACAGCACGTATTCGCTGGTGCCCTCGATCGAAACGGAGTTTGTCGCTGGCCTCGAGGCGGTCATGGCCGATCTCGACGTCGCGTTCGATGCCTTCCACACCGAACAAGGGCCGGGCTGCCTTGAGACGGCGCTGAAGGCGGGTGAAGGCATGCGCGCCGCCGACGCGGCGGCGTTCTTCAAGACCTACACCAAGGCCTATTGCCAGCGTCACGGTCTGATGGCGACGTTCATGGCGAAGTGGTCGAACGCGACCAATGGCCAGTCCGGTCACATGCATATCTCCATGCAGGACGAGGCCGGCGCGCCGATCTTCCATGATGCCGGCGAGCCGGACGGGATGAGCCAGACCATGCGCCATTTCATCGGCGGCCTGGTGCGGCTTTTGCCGGAGACGCTCGCGATGTGCAGCCACACGGTCAACGCCTACCGGCGTATGATCCCCGGCATCTGGGCGCCGTTGACGGCGACGTGGGGTGTGCAGAACCGCACCTGCGCGTTTCGGGTCATCAACCCGGAACCGGACGCGACGCGGGTCGAGTTTCGCGTGCCAGCCGCCGACGCTAATCCGCACCTGACGCTTACCCAGTGCCTGGGTGCCGGGTTGTGGGGCATCGAAAACCGCATCGAACCGCCACCGCCGACGGCGGGCGAGGCGACCGTCGATGATGCCCCCGCCGACCAACGGCTGCCGCGCAACCTTCTGGAAGCGGCCGAGCGGTTGGACGGCTCGGCCTTGGCGCGTGAGATCTTCGGCGATCCGTTCGTCGACAATTTCGCGCGCACACGACGCTGGGAAGACGATGTCTTCCGTCGCCATGTCAGCGACCTCGATACCGCCCGCTACCTCGACGTCTTCTAG
- a CDS encoding VOC family protein, which produces MMATPWLDHVAVATDDLDRAAAAYGRLGFNLTPRSSHSGDDGPWGTGNHCAMFRDGYFELIGITDPALYHDHLKAALARYTGLHLIALGTDDSQSTYREVASRGVTIGEPYGIARQVPYGDSTREGRFHITEIDTTWFPEADFFFCQHHTPDVLWQPDLLDHPNGVMGLAGVTIVALDPVATARRIAAVSSVADTETEDGHRFVLARGTIDVVSADGLGAHFVGIKPPVLPWVAAVTFTVSDPRAIEDLAASRGIKTVTTGAGVWVGPDDADGALLVFGS; this is translated from the coding sequence ATGATGGCGACTCCCTGGCTCGATCACGTCGCGGTCGCGACCGACGATCTGGATCGCGCGGCCGCCGCCTACGGCCGGCTCGGTTTCAACCTGACGCCCCGCTCAAGCCATAGTGGCGACGACGGACCGTGGGGCACCGGCAATCACTGTGCGATGTTTCGCGACGGCTATTTCGAATTGATCGGTATCACCGATCCCGCGCTCTATCACGACCATCTAAAGGCCGCGTTGGCGCGTTACACCGGCCTTCATCTGATTGCCCTGGGTACCGATGACAGTCAAAGCACGTATCGCGAGGTGGCGTCGCGCGGCGTGACGATTGGCGAGCCTTACGGGATCGCGCGCCAGGTTCCCTATGGCGATAGCACCCGTGAGGGCCGCTTCCACATCACGGAGATCGATACCACATGGTTTCCCGAAGCCGACTTCTTCTTTTGCCAGCATCATACGCCCGATGTCTTGTGGCAGCCTGACTTGCTCGACCACCCCAATGGCGTCATGGGTCTGGCCGGCGTCACGATCGTCGCACTTGATCCCGTCGCCACGGCGCGTCGTATCGCTGCCGTCTCCAGTGTCGCAGACACCGAAACAGAGGACGGTCACCGGTTCGTCTTGGCGCGCGGCACGATCGATGTCGTGTCGGCCGATGGACTAGGCGCTCACTTCGTGGGGATCAAACCGCCGGTGTTGCCATGGGTTGCCGCGGTGACCTTTACCGTTTCTGATCCACGAGCGATCGAGGACCTGGCGGCCAGCCGGGGCATCAAAACCGTTACGACCGGCGCCGGTGTTTGGGTTGGACCCGACGATGCCGACGGCGCCCTCCTTGTGTTCGGCTCCTGA
- a CDS encoding TraR/DksA family transcriptional regulator, giving the protein MGDMNIDALRRKLEARHAELLADEAATAGDRAPVELDQQSVGRLSRMDALQVQAMAEAQADRRRAELRRIDEAMARLEADEYGYCISCGEEIAPKRLELDPAAAVCVRCAGGSK; this is encoded by the coding sequence ATGGGCGATATGAACATCGATGCGCTGCGCCGGAAGCTGGAAGCCCGCCATGCCGAACTCCTTGCCGATGAGGCGGCGACGGCTGGTGATCGCGCGCCGGTCGAACTGGATCAACAGAGCGTCGGGCGTCTGTCGCGCATGGACGCGCTGCAGGTCCAGGCAATGGCTGAAGCCCAGGCGGACCGGCGTAGAGCGGAGCTTCGCCGGATCGACGAGGCGATGGCGCGTCTGGAAGCGGACGAATACGGCTACTGCATCTCCTGCGGCGAGGAGATCGCGCCGAAACGGCTGGAATTGGACCCGGCGGCTGCGGTTTGTGTGCGCTGCGCCGGCGGATCGAAATAG